The Thermoleophilaceae bacterium DNA window GTGCGTGGCGTGGGCGCGCCGGATGGTCTGGGCGCCGGCCTCCGACAGCCCGAGGTGGCGAACCTTGCCGGCCTCGACGAGCTCCTTCATCGCCCCGACGGTCTCCTCGATGGGGACCGTCCGGTCGACGCGGTGCTGGTAGTAGAGGTCGATGTGGTCGACGCCGAGCCGCTCGAGCGACGCGTCGCACGCCTCGCGCACGTAGTCCGGATCGCCGCGCACGCCGAGGCGCTCGCCGTTCGGACCGCGCACGTTGCCGAACTTCGTGGCGAGCACCACCTCGTCGCGCCGGCCCGCGATCGCGCGGCCCACGAGCTTCTCGTTGGTGAACGGCCCGTACATGTCGGCGGTGTCGAGGAAGTTCACGCCGAGCTCGAGCGCGCGGTGAATGGTTGCGATCGACTCCCGCTCGTCGCCCTCGCCGTAGAACTCGGACATGCCCATGCAACCGAGCCCGATGGCGGAGACGGTGAGTCCCTGATCTCCAAGCTTTCTCTGATCCATGCCCTGCTCCCTACCCGCGAACGTGGCGCGCAATCCCCGTCTGCCGGGGCATTACGCTACGGCTCATGCCGCGCGAGGCTCCGTTCCGCTCGCTACCCGCGCGCGTGGTCGTGGCCGGTGGCGGCATCGCCGCCACAGAGCTGGTGATCGCGCTCAGGAAGCTCGCCGGCGACCGCGTGACGATCGAGGTGATCGCCCCGGGTGACCACCTCGTATACCGGCCGCTCCTCGTGGCGCAGCCCTTCGGCATGGGCACGCTGCCGCGCTTCCCGCTCGACCAGATACTTGCCGATCAGGGCGCCGAGCGCCGCCGCGCGCGACTCGCCGAGGTGGACGCGGACGCGCACGAGGCGGTGACCGATTCGGGTGAGCGGGTGCAGTACGACGCTCTGGCCGTCGCCACCGGAGCGCGAGCGTTCGAGGCGGTGCCCGGCGCGCTCACCTTCAGCGGCCTGGAGGCGGTGGCGCCGATGCGCGCGCTGGTGGAGCAGGCGGTGGGCGGCGAGCTCGGCGCGGTGGTCTTCGCCCTGCCGGAGCCGGCAACCGCGTGGCCGCTTCCGCTGTATGAGCTGGCGCTGATGACCGCCGCACGGGCGCACGGCACGCGCGTTGCCGTGGCCACGGCAGAGCAGGAGCCGCTCCAGCTGTTCGGGGGGACGGTGAGTGATTCGATACGAGAGGGGCTCGAGCAGGTGGGGGTGGAGCTGCACACGGGGGTGACGCCTCTCGCCTTCGCGGAGGGCGCCCTCGTGCTCGCGGATGGCCGGCACCTCCCCGCCGACGCCGCGGTGGCGCTTCCCGCGCTCGCGGGACCGGCGATCCCAGGCCTCCCGCACGACCCGGACGGCTTCGTACCGGTGGACGAACAGGGGCGGGTGGAGGATCTGCCTGACGTGTACGCCGCGGGTGATGTGACGGCGTTCGACGTGAAGCAGGGCGGCGTGTCAGTGCGCGAGGCGCAGGCGGTGGCGGAGTGCATTGCCGCGCGCGCCGGCGCGCCAGTGGTGCCGGAGCCCTTCGAGCCGCTCCTGCGCGGAATGCTGCTCACGGGCGCCGAGCCGAGCTACGTGCAGTGGCGTGGCGGCGAGTCCAAGCTCGCCCACAGCCCGCTCTGGTGGCCGCCCACGAAGGTGGCCGACAGCTATCTCGTGCCGTACCTCGTCGCGCGCTTTCAGCTCAGCGTGCCGACCCTCCCGGGCCCCAGCGAGGCCGACCTCATCTCGAGCGCGCCTGCCGGCGGCGACGTGCCCACGCGGCCCGGACGCGGCGGCGGCTGAAACTGAGGTCAGGGGGTGCCGGGGCTGCTGCCGGCCGAGGCGTTGCCGGCGTTGAGGTTGAAGCGCGCGAGCTCGAGCAGCACGCTCGCGTCGGGCGCCTGGGTGAGGTCGTAGTTGTAGACGCGGCTATCCGCGTTGCGCACGATGAAGTCCTTCGCCGGCCCCTTCCTCAGAGCGTTGAGGGAAGGCGGCTTGGGGGCGAGTGTTGCGCGCAGCGGCTGGTCGAGCGCGCCCTTCACCTCGTTCCTGCTGATGAAGACGGCCTGGGACGGCTTCTTGTGTGGCGCGGGCGGCAGGATCACGACCACCTGGTCCACGTCGCCCACGTAGCGGAACGTGTACAGCGCGAGTTCGAGGGCCTCGCGCTCGAGCAGCAGCGTGCGCGCCTGGGATGGCTTGCCCACCTTGATCGAGCAGAACTTGCCGAGGCCGCAGAGGCTGAACATCGCGCTCTTGCCCTGCGTGAATGTGGGTTGTGTGGGCGTCCGCAGCAGCACGATCTTCACGGGCAGCCCCGCCACCTCTGCCGGGCCTCCGTCCACCGCCACGAGCTGCTCGCCCGTGGGGAGGCGGTAGGTGGGCGCGACGTGGTCGGCGATCTGGCTGAGCGCCTCGTCGCCGCCCGCCGAGGGCTTCCAGCTCGACCACGGAGGCGGCGTGGGCGGCTTGCCGGCGATCACGAAGATCACCGCGGCGGCCACCGCCGCGAGCCCCATCCCGCCGAGCACGGCGTAGATCAGCCGGAACTTCGTCTCGTGGCCGTGCGCGGGCCGCGGGGTGTACGGCGCGAGCTCCTTCGAGTGCGCCGCCTCGAGCTCCTTCGTGCGGGTGGACTCGAGCTCGGAGCCGCCCGCGTCCTGCGGTGTCACACCTTCGGCCATACCGCTTCGTCAAGAAGGTCGATTCGCGGCGCTTCAAGCCGCGCGCGCTCCAAGAGATCCACCACTTCGTCGCCGTGCAGCTCGCGGCGCTCGATCAGCACCTCGGCGATCTGCTCGACCTTGTCGCGGTTGTGAGTCACGACGTTGTGGGCCGTGACGAACGCCTGGCCCAGAATCTGCGCCGCGGCCTTGCGCTTGCCGGGATCCGCCAGCACCGTGCCCACGGGATTGGCCATCATCGCGGTGCTCATCTGGCCGCGCTGCATGATCTGGCTTCCGATCCGCTCGAACCGGTCCATGATTCTCTGCTCCTGTTCTTCCCTGAACTCCTCCGGCACACGCCCCGAGAGGTCGACCGGTTCGGGTCCCATCGCGCAGTAGCCGACCATCCACGCCGCGGTGGCGGTCACGCTCTCCACGTCGCCGCCGACGCCGGTGGAGTTCTCGGCATAGAACACGCGCTCAGCCGCCATCGCGCCGAGACCCCAGATCACCTGGGCGAACTCCTGATGCCGCCACGGGACGAACTGCTCGTCCTTCTGGATCGCCTGGTGGTGCCCAAGAGATCCCCCGCGCTTGCGGATCGACAGCCGCGTGGACTGCGAGTCCTTCATGTACAGGTGGCTCGCCGCCGCGTGCCCCGCCTCGTGGATCGCGACCGAGCGCGTCTCCTCGGGGATGTACTCGATGCCCTGTGCCGTGCCGCTCTCCACGGTGGTCATCGCCTCCACGAGGTCCTGGCGCTCGAACACTGGCCGGCCGTCTGAGTGCGCGTAGGTGAGCGCCATCGAGCAGACCTGCTCGATCATCGCCGGCGAGTAGCCGTTCGTCATGCGCGACAGCTCGTCGCGGCGAGGCTCCGTGTCGAGCTCCGGATCGTGGTCCACCTTCTTCAGGTAGAGATCGAAGATGTCCTTGCGGTCGTCCTTGGTTGGCGTGCGGAACCAGATGTGGCGGCCCATGCGGCCCGGGCGGATGAGCGCGGGATCGAGCGCGTCGATCGGGACGTTGGTGGCGCCGATGAAGTAGACCTGCTCGCTGCGGGGCTTGGGCTTGGGCAGCCGCAGCTTCACGCTGCCGATCTTCTGGGGAACGATGTACAGAGCGTCGAGGAACGTGTTGAACCGGTTCGTGAGGAACTTGCGGAAGAACGGCGGCTCGTCGATGCCGTCCATCTGCACGAGCAGCTGGTTGAGCGCCATGCCATAGCCGCCGAACATGCCGCCGCCGGGGAAGGCCTGGCGCATGATCGAGTCCAGCTTCGCGTAGGGCTGGGGGAGAGGGCGCCCGCTCGACTGGTGCCGCGAGGCGAAGAGCCGCTCACGCCATGCCCGCGTCTCCAGGATCATGTCGCCGGTGGGGTTGCGGGCGCCGAAGCGGCCGTAGAACAGGTGGTTGGAGAGCCAGTCGGGCGACCACGGGTTGTCCGCCTCGGCCCAGGAGGGCGCACCTCCTCCGAGCGCGTTGCGGCGCATGCCCACGGCGTCGATCTCGTCGATGAAGACGATGCACTGACCGCCCCACTTGGCGGCGAGCTTCTTCGCCTTGCGGATCAGGAACATCACGATCACCACGTCGAGCCCGATGAACGTCTGAGCGAAGCCGGAGCCCGGCATCGTGACGAACGGGCAGTTGAAGCCGGTGGCGATCGCCTTCGACAGCATCGTCTTGCCGGTGCCTGGCGCGCCGAGGAAGAGCAGGCCGCGCTCGCGCTTGCCGCCGGCCTTCTCGAACGCTTCGCCCGACTGCCATAGGGCGATCACGCGCCGGACCTCCTCCTTCGCCTCCTTCTGGCCGCGCACGTCCTCGAGCTTCACGCCCCAGTCCGCGTCGCCCGGCTCGTAGCCCTTCATCTGCTTGAGACCGAATACGAGCAACGGGCCGAAGAAGATCAGGAAGTTGGCGAGGAACAGCAGCGGCAGCTGGATGCCGTAGATGAGCAGGAAGGGAGCGACCTGCTTGATGCCGTCCCAGATCGTCGAGATCGCCTCGCCGATCGACTGGCCGTTGATCAGCGCCACGGTGCCGACGATCAGGAAGAAGATGACCGCGTAGAAGGTGAGGTGGCGGAACTTCTTGCGCCAGTACCACGCGCGCCGGCGCGCGATCACGTCCTCCTCGAGCAGCTGCTGGTCGGCGTTGTAGAGGTTCGGCCACGGGATGAGCCGCCTGACGATCACGTCCACCAGGCCGCGGAACATCACGACCGCGGCGAGCGAGGCGAGCAGTGCGACGATCGGGTTCCAGCCGTTGCGTTCCCACAGCAGCAGGAAGAACGCCGGACTCGTCAGGACGGCGACGATCGTGGCGGCGCGCCGAAGCGCCCGCCACTCCTCTGCGAGCGGGACGGAGCTGCGCCCGGGAGCCTCCCCCGATCTGTCGCCTGGCGCGGCCATCGGCTTCCTGAGGTTACTCCGCGTGAGTGGCCACTTCCATCGCTTCCCAAGACGCCCTCGCGGTCCCGAACTTTCCCGGCGTAAGAGGCGCGGTGCTCCCGACGCTGAAGAGGTATGGCCCGCAGAAAGCGACCGCAGGTGGCCTTCGTTCTCTCAGGCGGCGGATCGCTGGGCGCCGTTCAGGCCGGAATGCTGCGCGCCCTGTATGAGCGCGGGATTCGCGCCGACGTGGTGGTCGGAACTTCCGCGGGAGCACTCAACGGCGCGTTCCTCGCGTCCCGGCCGCAGACCGTCGCAACCGCCGACGCCCTGGCCGAGATCTGGCGCGGCCTGCGCCGCGGCCAGGCGTTCCCGCTCAACCCGCTCGCCGGCCTGCTCGGGTTCCTCGGGGCGCGCGACCACCTGGTCCCGGCCTCGGGCTTGCGGCGGCTCGTCTCGCGCCATGTCGAGCACGACCGTCTGGAAGAGCTGCCGCTTCCACTGCACGTGGTGGCGGTGGACGTCGTGAGTGGGGAGGAGCTGCGGGTGTCGCGAGGTCCGCTGGTGGACGCGGTGCTGGCCAGCGCGGCGATCCCCGGCGTGATCGAGCCGGTGGAGCTCGATGGCCGCTTCCTGATGGATGGCGGCGTGGCCAACAACACGCCGATCTCGCACGCCGTCGACCTGGGAGCCGAACGTGTCTACGTGCTTCCCACCGGGCATGCGTGCGCGCTCGAGCGCCCTCCGGCGTCTGCCCTCGGGATGGCGCTGCACGCCATCGGGCTGCTCACCCACCGGCGGCTCGTGGAGGACATCGAGCGCCACCGCACCGGAGCGAAGCTCGTGGTGCTGCCGCCGCCATGCCCGCTCGACGTGCAGCCGATCGACTTCTCGCGCCCCGGCGAGCTGATTCAGCGCGCCTATGCCGACGCCTGCGAGTTCCTGGACGCCGGGGGTGCGGAGCGGCCGCCGATTCGCATGCGCGAGCACCGCCATGCCGCGCGCACGGGATCGAAGAAGCGTGCCCGGCGCTCTCAGGGGCGCGCTCGGCCGGCGCGACCTTCCGCCGAAGGATGTGCTTAGGTGTTATGTCGACCTAGCCGAATCCCGGTTGCTCAGTGCTTCCGGGAGCGGGGGACCCAGTGAGTCGTGCCGTCCACGGCTCTGGGGCGAATCGCCGCCGGTGTGCGGCGTAGCGCGACCTTCTTTCCGCGCGAGCCCGTCAGCTCACCTCGTAGGCGCTGAAGAAAGAAGGAGGGTCTGTTGTCCAGAACTCAAGCGGATCTCGCTTCGCCCATCCCGTGGCGCCAGTCTCTGCGCCGCTCGCGGGAGCGGCGGGTGGCGGCCGCGCGCCTGAGGCGGCGCCGCATCCGGGGCAGGAGCGTCGCGATCCTGATGGGCGTGGTGATGACCACCGGCGGCGGCGCAGCGCTGGCGGCCGGAGGCGGCAGCACGCTGCTTCACCGCAGCAGCCGCGGTTCCACGGTGGCCGCCGTGCAGCGCGCGCTCGGCATACCGGCGGACGGTGTCTACGGCCCAGCCACCCGGCGCGCCGTGATCGCGTTCCAGCGCGCACACGGGCTCATCGTCGACGGCATCGTCGGCCCGCAGACGCTCGGGGCTCTCGGCCTGAGCAGCAGCAGCGGCTCGACGAGCGGCAGCGGCACGTCAACCGGCAGCGACGCGAGCGGTACGTCGTCCGAGCTGCAGAAGATCGCCCAGTGCGAATCGTCCGGTAACCCCAGCGCGGTGTCCCAGGACGGCACCTACCGCGGCAAGTACCAGTTCTCCCGCGAGACCTGGCGCGAGCTCGGCGGCACGGGCGACCCGGCAAGCGCACCAGTGTCAGAGCAGGATCAGATGGCGGCGAAGCTGATGGCCACGCAAGGGCCGAGCGCGTGGCCGAATTGCGCATAAGGGGATAGGGCAGGGGGCATGGGGCCCTATGCCCTATGCCCTATGCCCTATGCCCTATGCCCTATGCCCTATGCCCTATGCCGTACGCCCTGTCAGTTCAACTCAAACCACACGCACGTCCGCTCCACCCCGCACTCCACTCCCCAATCATCGGCCAGCGCTCCAACCAGCATCAGGCCCCAGCCGCCTGCCGGCTCGTCGCTGTCGAGGGATCTGGAGCGGGTCATCTCGGCCCAGCCGCCGCCCTTGTCGCACACTTCCACGCGCACGCTGTGGTTCGGGCGCTCGACGTGGAGCTCCACGGAGTCGTCCGGCCCCGCACAGCCGTGCAGGACGCTGTTTGTCACGAGCTCGCTTACCAGCAGCCTCAGGTCCTCGATACGAGGCAGCTGCTGCTGATCCGCGAGCTCTTCTATGGCGTGCCGCGCAGCCCCAATAGCCGCGGGCCCGCCACGCAGCTCGATCGTCGTCAAAGAGAACCCCTGTCTAGAGCGCTACATACCCAAATCGCGCCATGACAATCACGGGTACCGTTCGCGGCTGTGCTCGCGCAGCTCGTCGCTGATCTCGACTACCCGATGTACATCGTCACGGCCGCCGCGCGCGGCGAGCGGTCCGGGTGTCTCGTCGGCTTCGGCACGCAGACGAGCATCCATCCGGAGCGCTTCCTCGCCTGCATCTCACGCAAGAACCACACCCTGAAGGTCGCGTCCGAGGCGGGCGCGCTCGCGGTTCACTTCGTCAGCGACGAGCCTCCGCAGCGAGACCTGGCCGAGCTGTTCGGTGGCGAGACCGGTGATGAGACCGACAAGTTCGCGCAGTGCAGCTGGCATGACGGCGCCGGTGGCGCGCCGTTGCTCGACGACATCCCGAACCGCTTCGTGGGGCGCGTGCTCGAGCGACTGGACCTCGGTGACCACGTCGGCTTCCTGCTCGACCCGATCGACGCCGAGGGCGGCGATGTGCACGAGCTCGGGTTCCAGGACGCGAAGGACATCGAGCCCGGGCACCCGGCTTAGCCGCTCTTCAGCCGGGCGAGTTGTAGACGTCCGGCCCGAACGCCTGAAGGTCGGACTTCGCGGCGAAGCCGAGGTGGCTCAGCCCGAAGATGTCCTCGATGCTGCGGAGCAGCGAGTAGTGGTTGTACGGCGTGGCGTTGGTCGAGCCCGGCTGCACGTACTGAGACAGCAGCACCGTGCCCGTGCGCCCGCCGCCGTTGCCCTGCGTCGTGCCGCCGGGGTTGGGCGAGTTCGGCCCGGGGGTCTCGCCGCAGCATGACGAGGCGTCGCTCGTGTCGGCCTCGTCGAAGGTGACGATCAGGAGGCTGCCCTCCGACCAGGCGGGTGAGCCGGTGATCTTCGGCACCCACGTCTGCAGGAAGCTGTCGGCCGCCGGCAGGCCGCCCTGTCCGCCGTCCGCGCACGTGGCGTCATGGGCGTCGTGGCACAGGTCCGGGGTGATGAAGGCGAGGTTGGGCGTGGTGGCGGCGGAGGAGAGGTCAGTGTCGAGTTGGCCGAGCGGAACGTCGTTCGCCGCGCAGGCGCCGGAGTCGATCAGCGAGTGGAAGTACACGAACGGGTTGTGACGCGCGGCGTACTGACTGGCGGCGGTGGCGCTCTGCGTCTGGTCGAAGCTGTTCATTGCCGGGCGCTGGCAGTTCCCCGCCATGTCCTCCATGTAGCCGCGCCACGTGAGGCCCGCGGCGCCGAGCTGATCCGCCACCGTCTGCACCGTGGCCGGGTAGACGCAGCCCTGGCCGACCGCCTGGCCGTCCTGGCCCATCGTGCCCGGGAAGAGGTTCGTGTAGAAGGGGCAGTCGGCCTGCGTGGTGATCGCGGGCGCCTGTCCGCTCACCATCGCGATGTAGTTGTCGAGGCTCGCGTGGCCGATGCCGTAGTACTGCGTGAGCAGTTCGCCCTGCGAGGGGAGCGTCTGCGAGAGGTAGGGCGCCTGCGAGTTCGGGCCGAAGGTCGTGTCGTAGCCCTTGTTCTCGAGCACGATCACGAACACGTGCTTGATCGGCGGCGGTGCCGCAGCTGCCGGCGCCGCCCCCACGAGCGGCAGGGCCAGCAGCATCATCGCGAGCACGATCCGGCGCATCCCGAGCGGGTTCTTCCCCACAGGGGACTCTCCCTAAACAGAGGTACCCACCACTAGACAAGTCCGGCGACGATGCTCACCGTGCCCGCCACCACCGCCGCGCCCAGCACCAGCCGGCGGTGACGCTCCGGGTCGAGCCTGTGGAAGAGCGCGGCGCCCACTCGGTGGCCCACCACGGCCGCGGCCGCCAGCGCGACCAGCAGCGGCCAGTGGGGGAGGGCGCGGCCCGCGTGAGCGATGGTGGCGAGGGCGGCTGTGCCCGCCAGGGCGAGCGCAAGGAACACCGCGGCGCCGGTGTCGCGCAGAAGGTGCCCGCGCAGGCCCGCGCGCGTGAGCGTGAGCACCACCACCGGGCCGTTGAGGCTCGTGGCGGTGGTGAGCACACCGGCGCAGGCTCCGCCGGCCGCGAGCGTGCCCGCAGGGTGCGCTTTGGCGCGCTCCGGCACGGCGGCGTCAGAGCTGCGCGCCTGCAACACCGCGGCCACCACGATCCCGATGCCGATCGCCACCTGGAGGGCATGCGCGTTGAGGTCGCGCACCACGAGCGCGCCGGCCACGATTCCGGGCAGCGCCGCGGCGCAGAGCATCATGCCCCCGCGCGCATCAACCTCCCGCTGGCGCCCCTCGCTGTAGAGGATCAGCGCGTTGATGAGCAGGGCGAGCAGGAGCAGCAGAGTGACCGCCTGCGCGGGACGGAAGGCGCCGAGCGCGGCGGGCGCGACAAAGAAGCCGAAGCCGAAGCCCACGCTGGCCTGCACCGCCATGCCGACGACCACGGTCGCCACCAGTACGACGTCTAGAACGATCGCTGGAAGCTAACGCGAGCTAGCGCGAGAGCATGCGGCCCACGGCGCCCATCAGCTCGTTCACCTGATCGTCGGACTCCGTCGGCCCCTCGCCTCCGCCGAGGAGGCAGTGGCGTGCATGACCGTCGAGCAGGCCGAGGGCGATCTTGTCGAGCGCCGCCTGGATCGCCGTGATCTGCGTCATCACGTCGATGCAGTAACGGTCCTCCTCGACCATCCGCGTGACGCCGCGCACCTGCCCCTCCACGCGCGCGAGGCGGCGCAGGAGGTCGTCCTTGGAAGCTGTGTAACCGCGTTCGGGTGCCATGGCACGCGAGTCTACCAGATACCCCCAGGGGGTATGTGATACGCTCGGAAACGTGCTGGATGTGATCTGGAACGGACTGAAGGACAGCCTCCTGATGGCGTGGGCGGTGTGGTGGGCGCTCGTGCTCGGCTTCGCGATCTCGGGCATCGTCCAGGCGTGGGTGCCGAGGGAGCGGATCGAGGGCTCGCTGTCCGGCTCTGGCGCGCGGCCGGTGGGGCTCGCAACCGCGCTCGGCGCCGCTTCCTCCTCCTGTTCCTACGCCGCAGTGGCGATCGCCAAGTCGCTCTTCCAGAAGGGCGCCTCCGCGGCCACCGCGCTCGCCTTCCAGTTCGCCTCCACCAACCTGGTGTGGGAGCTCGGGCTCGTGCTCTGGGTGCTGATCGGCTGGCAGTTCACCGTCGCCGAGTACCTCGGCGGCATCGTGATGATCGGCCTGATGGCGATCATGCTGCGGGTGTTCGTGTCGCCGCGGCTCGAGGAGCGCGCGCGTGTGCAGGCCCAGGCGGCGGACAGCGGGCATCAGCACCACTCGGCCGGCGAGGAGCTGAGCTGGCGGGAGCGGCTCACGTCCGCGCGCGCGTGGTCGGACGTGGCGCACAACTTCCGCGGGGACTGGCAGATGCTCTGGAGGGAGATCGCCGTCGGGTTCCTGCTTGCGGGCTACATCGCGCAGCTCGGGAACGACTTCTTCAACGGCCTCTTCATCAAGAACGCCCCGGCGGGCCTCAGCGCGATCGAGAACGTGATCGTCGGTCCGATCATCGCCGTGCTGTCGTTCGTGTGCTCGGTGGGGAACGTGCCGCTGGCCGCGGTGCTGTGGTCGGGCGGCATCTCGTTCGCGGGCGTGCTCGCGTTCCTGTTCGCGGACCTGATCGTGCTGCCGATCATCGCTATCTACCGCAAGTACTACGGCACGTCCTACGCGCTGCGGATCACCGCGCTGATGTTCGTGACGATGGTGATCGCCGCCCTGGCCGTGGACGGGCTCTTCAGCGCACTCGGCCTGATCCCCACCGGCCCGCGCCCCACGCGGAGCGACATCTTCGGCTCCATCCAGCTCGACTACAAGCTCGTCCTGAACATCGTCGGCTTCGTGATCTTCGGTGCGCTCTTCTGGCTCACGAGAAGCCGCGGCGCCACGGATCCGATGTGCGGCATGAAGGTCGACAGGGAGAACGCGGTGACCGCCGTGCACGACGGCCACACCTACTTCTTCTGCTCAGAGCATTGCCGGCACGGCTTCGAGGAGTCCCAGCCATGAACCGGCTTGCCTTCAGCGCCACCGTGCACTGCCTCAGCGGCTGCGCGATCGGCGAGGTGCTCGGCATGGTGCTCGCCACGTGGTGGGGATGGGGCGGCGCGGCGTCGATCGCCCTCGCCATCATGCTCGCCTTCTTCTTCGGCTACCTGCTCACCAGCCTGCCGCTGCTGCGCTCGGGTATGCCGCTCCGGCAGGTGGCGCCGCTGGCCTTCGCCTCGGACACCGCGTCAATCGCGACGATGGAGGTGGTGGACAACCTCTTCATCATCCTCGTCCCGGGCGCGCTGGCGGCGGGGCTGGCGGATGGCCTGTTCTGGTGGAGCCTCGCGGTCGCGCTCGTGATCGCGGGCGCGGTGGCGTTCCCGCTCAACCGCTGGCTGATCTCACGCGGCCGCGGCCACGCCGTGATCCACCAGCACCACCACCACTAGACGCGCGCGCCCTTCAGGGCAGGCAGCACCTTCTCGCCGTAGATCTTCACCGCACGCACCGGATCCGCACCGCTGTTGTTCATCAACACCACCACATCGGCTCCGAGCTGCTCGATCTCGCGGATCTTCTGCACGTGCGCCTCCGGATCGGAGCCGATGATGAACTGCTCGCGGAACTCCTCGTCCGAGTGCTTCTCGTCCGCGTGCTTCGCCATCGCCTTCGGGTCGTGCCAGTCGTCGGTGTAGAACTCGTCCGGCATCGTGGCCTTGAAGGGCTTCGCTCCCTCGAACGCGGCGTCGTCGTCCTCGGCCCATGAGAAGCCCGCCTGGAGGATGATCTTGCCGGGGTCGCGGCCCGCGTCCTCCGCGGCCGACCTGTAGGCGTCGATCAGATCCGGCACCGCCTCGGGATCCGCGAGCGTCCAGAGGCCGTCTCCATGGCGAGCCGCCACTCCCGCCGCCTGCTCGCCGAACGCCGACACGTAGATCGGCGGCCTGCGGCCCGGATTCGTGTGCAGGTACGCCTGCTTCATCCGGAAGTGGCCGATCGTGTCGAGACGTTCGCCCGCGAACAGCCGGTTGATGATCTCGAGGGCCTCCTCCATGCGCTCGATCTGCTCGCCAACGGAAGGCCAGTCCATGCCGAGCGGCGACTCGTTGAGCGACTCCCCGGAGCCGATCCCGAGGAACGTGCGGCCGGGATACATCTCCTCGAGCGTTGCCCACGCCTGCGCCACGAGCGCCGGGTGGTAGCGATATACGGGCGCGGTGACGGCGGTGCCCACCGGCACCCGCTGGGTGGCCTGCGCCACGGAGCCGAGCCAGGTCCACGCCATGCCGGACTCTCCCGGCTCCCACCACGGCTGGAAGTGGTCGCTGCACGCGATGGCGTCGAAGCCGGCGCGCTCGGCCTCCACGGCCTGCTCGAGCAGGCTGCTGGGCTTGAACTGCTCGTGGGCTCCACTGAACCAGTGCTGGATCTCGGCCATGACGCCTCCTTCG harbors:
- a CDS encoding aldo/keto reductase; its protein translation is MDQRKLGDQGLTVSAIGLGCMGMSEFYGEGDERESIATIHRALELGVNFLDTADMYGPFTNEKLVGRAIAGRRDEVVLATKFGNVRGPNGERLGVRGDPDYVREACDASLERLGVDHIDLYYQHRVDRTVPIEETVGAMKELVEAGKVRHLGLSEAGAQTIRRAHATH
- a CDS encoding FAD-dependent oxidoreductase, giving the protein MPREAPFRSLPARVVVAGGGIAATELVIALRKLAGDRVTIEVIAPGDHLVYRPLLVAQPFGMGTLPRFPLDQILADQGAERRRARLAEVDADAHEAVTDSGERVQYDALAVATGARAFEAVPGALTFSGLEAVAPMRALVEQAVGGELGAVVFALPEPATAWPLPLYELALMTAARAHGTRVAVATAEQEPLQLFGGTVSDSIREGLEQVGVELHTGVTPLAFAEGALVLADGRHLPADAAVALPALAGPAIPGLPHDPDGFVPVDEQGRVEDLPDVYAAGDVTAFDVKQGGVSVREAQAVAECIAARAGAPVVPEPFEPLLRGMLLTGAEPSYVQWRGGESKLAHSPLWWPPTKVADSYLVPYLVARFQLSVPTLPGPSEADLISSAPAGGDVPTRPGRGGG
- a CDS encoding patatin-like phospholipase family protein → MARRKRPQVAFVLSGGGSLGAVQAGMLRALYERGIRADVVVGTSAGALNGAFLASRPQTVATADALAEIWRGLRRGQAFPLNPLAGLLGFLGARDHLVPASGLRRLVSRHVEHDRLEELPLPLHVVAVDVVSGEELRVSRGPLVDAVLASAAIPGVIEPVELDGRFLMDGGVANNTPISHAVDLGAERVYVLPTGHACALERPPASALGMALHAIGLLTHRRLVEDIERHRTGAKLVVLPPPCPLDVQPIDFSRPGELIQRAYADACEFLDAGGAERPPIRMREHRHAARTGSKKRARRSQGRARPARPSAEGCA
- a CDS encoding flavin reductase family protein, encoding MLAQLVADLDYPMYIVTAAARGERSGCLVGFGTQTSIHPERFLACISRKNHTLKVASEAGALAVHFVSDEPPQRDLAELFGGETGDETDKFAQCSWHDGAGGAPLLDDIPNRFVGRVLERLDLGDHVGFLLDPIDAEGGDVHELGFQDAKDIEPGHPA
- a CDS encoding alkaline phosphatase family protein; this translates as MGKNPLGMRRIVLAMMLLALPLVGAAPAAAAPPPIKHVFVIVLENKGYDTTFGPNSQAPYLSQTLPSQGELLTQYYGIGHASLDNYIAMVSGQAPAITTQADCPFYTNLFPGTMGQDGQAVGQGCVYPATVQTVADQLGAAGLTWRGYMEDMAGNCQRPAMNSFDQTQSATAASQYAARHNPFVYFHSLIDSGACAANDVPLGQLDTDLSSAATTPNLAFITPDLCHDAHDATCADGGQGGLPAADSFLQTWVPKITGSPAWSEGSLLIVTFDEADTSDASSCCGETPGPNSPNPGGTTQGNGGGRTGTVLLSQYVQPGSTNATPYNHYSLLRSIEDIFGLSHLGFAAKSDLQAFGPDVYNSPG
- a CDS encoding AAA family ATPase — its product is MAAPGDRSGEAPGRSSVPLAEEWRALRRAATIVAVLTSPAFFLLLWERNGWNPIVALLASLAAVVMFRGLVDVIVRRLIPWPNLYNADQQLLEEDVIARRRAWYWRKKFRHLTFYAVIFFLIVGTVALINGQSIGEAISTIWDGIKQVAPFLLIYGIQLPLLFLANFLIFFGPLLVFGLKQMKGYEPGDADWGVKLEDVRGQKEAKEEVRRVIALWQSGEAFEKAGGKRERGLLFLGAPGTGKTMLSKAIATGFNCPFVTMPGSGFAQTFIGLDVVIVMFLIRKAKKLAAKWGGQCIVFIDEIDAVGMRRNALGGGAPSWAEADNPWSPDWLSNHLFYGRFGARNPTGDMILETRAWRERLFASRHQSSGRPLPQPYAKLDSIMRQAFPGGGMFGGYGMALNQLLVQMDGIDEPPFFRKFLTNRFNTFLDALYIVPQKIGSVKLRLPKPKPRSEQVYFIGATNVPIDALDPALIRPGRMGRHIWFRTPTKDDRKDIFDLYLKKVDHDPELDTEPRRDELSRMTNGYSPAMIEQVCSMALTYAHSDGRPVFERQDLVEAMTTVESGTAQGIEYIPEETRSVAIHEAGHAAASHLYMKDSQSTRLSIRKRGGSLGHHQAIQKDEQFVPWRHQEFAQVIWGLGAMAAERVFYAENSTGVGGDVESVTATAAWMVGYCAMGPEPVDLSGRVPEEFREEQEQRIMDRFERIGSQIMQRGQMSTAMMANPVGTVLADPGKRKAAAQILGQAFVTAHNVVTHNRDKVEQIAEVLIERRELHGDEVVDLLERARLEAPRIDLLDEAVWPKV
- a CDS encoding transglycosylase family protein is translated as MSRTQADLASPIPWRQSLRRSRERRVAAARLRRRRIRGRSVAILMGVVMTTGGGAALAAGGGSTLLHRSSRGSTVAAVQRALGIPADGVYGPATRRAVIAFQRAHGLIVDGIVGPQTLGALGLSSSSGSTSGSGTSTGSDASGTSSELQKIAQCESSGNPSAVSQDGTYRGKYQFSRETWRELGGTGDPASAPVSEQDQMAAKLMATQGPSAWPNCA
- a CDS encoding ATP-binding protein, coding for MTTIELRGGPAAIGAARHAIEELADQQQLPRIEDLRLLVSELVTNSVLHGCAGPDDSVELHVERPNHSVRVEVCDKGGGWAEMTRSRSLDSDEPAGGWGLMLVGALADDWGVECGVERTCVWFELN